In Epinephelus lanceolatus isolate andai-2023 chromosome 13, ASM4190304v1, whole genome shotgun sequence, the following are encoded in one genomic region:
- the LOC144466579 gene encoding uncharacterized protein LOC144466579, translating to MATAYTLKCYECIPEASGTCTDTIKECPSHCAATRAIIYAGGLKLIDVNSKDCVVAEHCIEASANFGLVKTVITRKCCTSELCNTQPAPEPTKSNPNGKKCFTCDGQSCTATLNCEGDEDYCISSKLTDKLPIKSH from the exons aTGGCCACAG CCTACACCCTAAAATGTTATGAGTGTATACCGGAAGCCTCAGGAACCTGCACAGACACAATAAAGGAATGTCCTTCGCATTGTGCTGCAACAAGAGCCATAATATACGCAG gTGGCTTAAAACTTATTGATGTCAACTCAAAGGATTGTGTTGTGGCTGAACATTGTATTGAGGCCTCAGCCAACTTTGGGTTAGTCAAAACCGTAATTACCAGAAAGTGTTGCACTTCTGAGCTCTGCAACACCCAACCTGCCCCCG AGCCCACCAAATCCAATCCAAACGGCAAAAAGTGCTTCACCTGTGATGGACAATCATGCACCGCGACTCTGAACTGTGAGGGGGATGAGGACTACTGCATCTCATCAAAActgactgataaattgcccataaaatcacattaa